The following is a genomic window from Longimicrobium sp..
CCGGTGCGTAGAAGCCACACACTCCTGCGTCAACGACGGGTTTTACGCGGCCTCAGTCCCATGCTCCCACGGGCATTTTTGCAGACCGCGCCTTGTATTTCGGCCCCGCCACCCCTATCTGAGATGTGGGTAATGGGTAGCCCGCTTGCGGGAGAGGGGGCCGGGGGGAGAGGGCAGCCGGGGAATGCGCCGGATCGATCGAAGTGCACCGGGACCAGCCAGGGTTCGCCGCGCGCTGTCGCGTCCCGTTCGGGGCCATGCAGTGGGCGGGTGCGGCGTGGACCCGGGCAAGGTCGCGCACGACGACCACGGGCGCACGACAGCAGGCCAGTCCGCGAAGGCGGACTTCGGGTGGTTGTTGCCGCGAATTCATTCGCCCGACCCAGCCGGGGCTCACACCACGGCCACGGGTCCGAGTCTCAGGCTCTCGTGTCGCTGCCGCGCCCAGGTCGAGGGGCGTCCCAGGCAAGATCCTTCGGCCCGCGAAGTTTGGAGTGCGGGCGAGTGCGGTGCGCTCGGGCCTCTGGATGACAGAGTGGCGCACCGATGGAATGAGCGGCTCGCCACTCCAGATGGGACTGCGGGGATGTAGAGGGTGCAGTCCGCGAAGGCGGACTTCGTGACGTTCCAGCCGCGGTTTCAACCGCCACTGGAGGGGGACTGCGCCCGTGTTCCGGACGCGCAACCAAAACAGAAGTGTACCCCCTGTCCCACGCTGTTTGTGGGAGAGGGTGGACGAGCCTAAGCGAGGACGGGTGAGGGCCCCATGATCGACAACCTGATGGACTTCGCCACGCGCACCGCGCGCGAGGCCGGCGAGATCACCCTGCAGCACTTCGGGCACGCGGCCGTCCGCTTCAAGGGCGACGGCAGCGAGGTGACCGCCGCCGACCTCGCCGCCGAGGCGTACATCCGCGACGCGCTCGTCCAGGCGTTTCCCGACGACGGCATCGTGGGCGAAGAGGGTGAGGACACGCCGTCGCGCTCCGGGCGGCGGTGGATCGTGGATCCCATCGACGGAACCCGCTCGTTCAGCTCGGGGGTGCCGCTGTACTGCGTGCTCCTGGCGCTGGAGGTGGACGGCACGCCGACCCTGGGATGCGCCCACTTTCCCGCGCTCGGGGAGACCCTCGTGGCCGCAACGGGCGCCGGCGCCTGGCACAACGGCGAGCGCGCCCGCGTTTCGGAGTGCGACGACCTGGCCCAGGCGCGGATGATCACCTCCGGCCTGGAGTACTGGCGCGACCGATCGACCGACGAAGATCGCGCCGGGTTCGACCGCCTGGTGAAGGCCACCCGCTTCACTCGCACCTGGGGCGACGGCTACGGCTACTTCCTGGTGGCCACCGGCCGCATGGACCTGGTCTGCGATCCCATCGCTGGGTCGTACTGGGACTACGCGCCCATGAACGTCATCCTTTCCGAAGCCGGGGGCCGCTTCACCCAGTTCGACGGCCAGCCCGTCGGCGCGTGGACCTCGGCCCTGGCCACCAACACCCGCCTTCACGCCGCCGCCTCGTCCATCCTCCGCGGCGCGTAACCTCCCACACACCACCGGCACGGGGACGAGTGGCAGCAGGGAAACGCCCTGCTGCCGCGCTGTTCTGCACCACCGTATCCGCGCGCAGCGGTCGATCGGCTCCGGCGCGCAAGTTGCCCCTGCGTCGGTGCTTGGGATCACCCTCAACGCACTAAGACGGAGCGAGTGGCTTCTCCCGGGGTTTCTCGACCGGCCCGGACCGCCGGGCGCCGCACGGAAGCACGCGGCTATCTCGTGGCGCTGGCGCTCACGGTGGGCGCGCTGGCGCTCACGGTGGGCGCGCTGGCGCTTACGCTCGCCGTGCGCCCGATCGTCGACCGCAACATGATCGGCCTGCTGCTGGGTGCCATCACGCTCTCGGCCTGGTACGGGGGGCTGCGCGCCGGGCTGTCGGCCGTGAGCTTCAGCGTGGCCGGCGGGTTCGTGCTCTTCCTGCTGCCGCGCGGCCCCCAGGCAGAGGAGTACGCGGCCGACGCCATCGGGCTGGGGGTGGTGTCGGTAGTGGGCGTGTTCGTCGCCTGGCTGGTGCACCGCGTGGAGGTGCACCGCGCGGAGCTGGGCGCCCGCGAGCTGCACTTTCGCGAGATGATCGAGGCCGTCACCGACTACGCCATCTACGGGCTGGACGTCGGCGGCCGCATCGTCACCTGGAACCTGGGCGCGCAGCGGCTGAGCGGCTACTCCGAGGCCGAGGCCGTGGGGGAGCACGTGTCGCTCCTCCATACGAGCGAGGAGC
Proteins encoded in this region:
- a CDS encoding inositol monophosphatase family protein, whose product is MIDNLMDFATRTAREAGEITLQHFGHAAVRFKGDGSEVTAADLAAEAYIRDALVQAFPDDGIVGEEGEDTPSRSGRRWIVDPIDGTRSFSSGVPLYCVLLALEVDGTPTLGCAHFPALGETLVAATGAGAWHNGERARVSECDDLAQARMITSGLEYWRDRSTDEDRAGFDRLVKATRFTRTWGDGYGYFLVATGRMDLVCDPIAGSYWDYAPMNVILSEAGGRFTQFDGQPVGAWTSALATNTRLHAAASSILRGA